In Panthera tigris isolate Pti1 chromosome B1, P.tigris_Pti1_mat1.1, whole genome shotgun sequence, the sequence TGGCAGGGTCTGTGCTCCCTAGAACCCAGCAAGTCAAGGTTCCTCTGTCCAGCCTGTGAGTGGGCAGGGGGCCTGTTCAGAACTGGCAGCAGAGGGGACAGCACTGAGATGGGCTGTAGCCCTCCCCGCCTCATCCTGCCCCTGCCCTTTCATCCCCTCCAACCGCAGCCCTGCTTTACCGCCCTCAGGGATGCCCATTCTTCCCAGGGCAGCCAGAGAGCCCTATGTCCCTGCTGTTTACCCTGAGAAGCACTGGGGTCCCTTTCACATAGACCCACAGGTTCCAAACCAGGGCTCCTAGCATGTACCAGGGGCAGCAGTGGTGGGATGGGTAGAGTGCACAAATTAGAGTCAGGAAACCAGATTTCAAACCCCAGTCACCTGAGGCACAGGCTAGTGAGAGCGTGCCCAGAATAACCCAGCTGGGAAGCCACAGGTCCCAGGCCTGCAAGAACCCACTGCACACCCCAAAGCCACATGTGCCTGCCTCCCTCACAGCCCAGCCTCCCATCCCTCCTTGGGACCCTCTCTGCCCAGCATCCGGTCCTCATGGTGCCTTTCTTTCTACAGGTTCTTTCAGAGCATGGCTATGGCCCGATCACGACCGACATCCGGGAGGGACAAACTTTCTACTATGCGGAGGATTACCACCAGCAGTACCTGAGCAAGAACCCTGACGGGTACTGCGGCCTGGGGGGCACTGGCGTGTCCTGTCCACTGggtattaaaaagtaatttctccCCATGTGGTCAGCACTTGAGGTCACAGCAAAAATGCtttcaacaaattgggcaattcTTTTGTGGTTCAGGTCAGCAGCTTTTCAAAATACACAGAGCACAAAGGCATTCATAAAAATCTGGTTTaatgaggtgtaatttacatgaAGTGCAATGAATGGCAAGTTGAGAACATGCAGTTTATCTTCTGATAAATTATGGTGGGACTAGAACTGTGACCTATTGGGGTCTGAATGAGGATAATGAGTATGCTGTGTTTCCCCTGCTTGGGCCAGGATGCCTGCCACAGAAGCTGGGGAAGGAAGCTGGGAGATTGTCGGACAGGATGAGGCACATCGGACACCCTTTATCTGTGCCCTTTCCCACCTtacctgccctctgccctccagtGCCTTAACATCTGCAAACATTTATAGCCTCAATGAATCATTCACTGCAATACTTTGCTCTTCTGATCCTGTATGTGTAAGgggctttctctccttttctgccctCCCATGGCAGAGAAAAGATGTGAGTTGGCTTGACGAATTCAAACACTTTGCTTACAGCTATGAGAAATGCTTGTTCTAATAAAAGTTTACAATCCAATACAAAATGCCTCATGTCTCATCTCTCTTTTAGTTTTAGGTAGGATATTTCTAAGTATTGTAAGACAAAACCCTCAAAATTCCTTTCCCCTAAATGGAGAATATGATTGAAATTTTCAGGAACCATGTACACTTCTGGCTCCTTTCAACTTCAGTGATAATAGCTGTTTTCCACACGCCTGTTCTGTTACAGCCATCACAACAGGTACTATTCTAATTAGACATGTGCAATTCTTGCCCTTAAGAGTCTTTATACCCAAGACAAAGGGTGGGGGACCTAAGCAATGTCATCACATGAACAAATCAGATAATCACAGGTCCTGACAAATGATATGAAGATGATAAACAGGATAAGCTGTATCTAGGGGCTGTGAAGTTACACACAGAGGGGTTTTGGTTACattggtcagggaaggcctctgtgGGGTGGAGAGACAAGTTAACTGatgcaaagaagaaatataaacacaagggaggagggcagagcttTGGGGCAGGAGACAGATTAAGAAATACATTGTTCCCCATGGGTTTAGcatatttattttccctcttgGATTTCCTCTGTGCCCTAAGCCattgtggaaaaattaaaaatagaaatttcatgTGATCTgataattccactcctgggtatttacccatacccaaagaaaatgagaacactagttcaaaaaagatatatatacccctgtgtttatcacagcattatttataatggccaagatacagaagcaatctaagcatccatcaatagatgaatgaataaggagaATGTGATTGATgcctacacacacgcacacacacacacacctacatacaCATTGGAATATTATGCGGCCATAAAAAATGATGAGAGCTTATCATTTGCAACACATGGACAGACCTAGAAGGTATTAGGCTAAGTTAAATAAGTATTATGCtaagataaatacaaatacctgatgatttcactcatatgtggaatataaaaaaaactaataaagaaacaaaaagcagaaacagatctataaatacagagaacacaatgGCAGttgccagagggggaggggataCAGGGATGaccaaaatgggtgaaagggagtgagaggcttccatttatggaaagaataaatcatggggatgaaaggtacaggcATAGGCAAtgcagtcaatggtattgtaatagtgttgtatggtgacagatggtggctacatttgtggtgagcattgcataatgtatagagatgtGGAATCACTGTGTTTTacccttgaaactaatgtaacattgtgtgtcaactatacttcaattaaaaaattattattggggtgcctgggtggatcagtcagtgaagcatcaggctctgtgctgacagcacggagcctgcttgggaccctctctcttcctctctcttggcctctccccccacatgctctctctctcaaaataaataaataaacttaaaaaattgttattaaaaagaaaaatacataagtgGAGTAGATATGCCTAATCAGTCTCAACATCCCCATTTTGGTTGCCTGAGGGAAAACCTTTCCAAACAGAAGGGCCAGAAGGTGTAAATTCCTTCCTCCCAAGGGAGGAATTTGTAGTGTTTGAGAAATGGACAGGCCTGTAGAGCTGGGATAGTGTGAACGAGAAAGAGTATTGAAGAGAGGTATCTGAGAGGTAGGAAGAGCCAGATCATGCAGAACCTTCGAAGGACATGTTAATGGGACTTGTTTGTTCATTCTATTTAATAATTGATGGTCATTGgagaatttttaagtttctctttttttttgtctaggCCGAGCAGCTAGAGGAAAGGTGCTGTTATTTGCTTGTGAAGGAGTAGACAGAGGAGACATAAGTGAATCAATCCATTTTGGCCACTCAAAATTTGAAGTTCGTCATCCTCATGGAAATATGAGGGAGGGTAGTTTGCTGTGCAGTTTTGGAACCAGGAGGGATCCAAGGAAGAGAAATTTAAGAATCACCAGTGTATGGATGACATTTGAGGCATGAAGCTAATTTAGATCATCTGGGAAAGGAAtgtagaggaagagaagaggtcaGAGGATTAAATGCTGGGGTGTCCTGACATATGGAAAGATGGTAAAGAAGGAGCAAAGGAATTTGAAAAGTGACATTTGAAGGAGGCACATAAAGGAGGTGTGTCCTTGCAGTGGAAACTAGGCACAGACATATGCCCCAAGAACTGAATAATGATCTGAATGACGCAAAAGTGAAATGCAAATGATACATCATGAGTCAGGGTTAAACTCAGACCAAATTTTTTCTACATTCATATCAGACCATAATGAAAAATGACAAGCAAGGAAACCAGGTCCTTTTGAGGAAGGATCTTGCAGCATTTCAGGAGGTATATGCTTTGAATTTTGCCCTAAACTTTCCCCAGAGGAACATGGGTGCCTTTTACCAAAGTGACTCTTTATTCaagaagtggaaataacccaGGCTCTCCTTGGAGTTATTACTTCCTGGCTATAAACTGACGTTTTGGGAGACCTGCCACCATGGTCCTGAGAAGGGTGGGATTTATAAAGACTGATGGAGTGTTATTCTAAGTCTATCTCACAGTGTGTCTAGCAAGTGTGAATAACAAGCTTGAAGTTCTTTCCTCACTCCCAGTATGCCTAGTGTGTATTAACTATGTTTATATTAACTATGTTAATTATGGAACATTAACTATGTTCCTAGCTTCTGTAAACTGAGATGCTTTAACATCTCCCTGCATGCATATGTTAGACATGCCTTGTCTGGACAACACTATAATATGCTTGAGCCACCTTGCCTTggcttcctgcctcctttgtcactctgcttctctctgggaGGAGTCTTCCTCCTAGAGGTACTTTTCCACATATAAACTCACCGAGCCAGAGTTCACACCCCATTCACTGACTTTATCAGGCTCTCACACTGAAGACCACTGTCTACCTGCCCTAATCAGGGTCACCAGGTACCAGACAACTAGGGACAGCTCCTGTGCCCCAGAGCtagctaaaattattaaaatgagctAACCCTAAGTCGGCTTACCCTGCTTCACCCATTCCTTCCCTTGGGAACCACAATAAAGACTCTAGTCCAcatttcccccctctccctcggCCTCTGCCTC encodes:
- the MSRA gene encoding mitochondrial peptide methionine sulfoxide reductase isoform X3, which translates into the protein MAVFGMGCFWGAERKFWTIKGVYSTQVGYAGGYTSNPTYKEVCSGKTGHAEVVRVVYQPERISFEELLKVFWENHDPTQGMRQGNDHGSQYRSAIYPTSTKHLEVALRSKEDYQKVLSEHGYGPITTDIREGQTFYYAEDYHQQYLSKNPDGMPATEAGEGSWEIVGQDEAHRTPFICALSHLTCPLPSSALTSANIYSLNESFTAILCSSDPVCVRGFLSFSALPWQRKDVSWLDEFKHFAYSYEKCLF
- the MSRA gene encoding mitochondrial peptide methionine sulfoxide reductase isoform X4, whose product is MGCFWGAERKFWTIKGVYSTQVGYAGGYTSNPTYKEVCSGKTGHAEVVRVVYQPERISFEELLKVFWENHDPTQGMRQGNDHGSQYRSAIYPTSTKHLEVALRSKEDYQKVLSEHGYGPITTDIREGQTFYYAEDYHQQYLSKNPDGMPATEAGEGSWEIVGQDEAHRTPFICALSHLTCPLPSSALTSANIYSLNESFTAILCSSDPVCVRGFLSFSALPWQRKDVSWLDEFKHFAYSYEKCLF